The Lolium rigidum isolate FL_2022 chromosome 1, APGP_CSIRO_Lrig_0.1, whole genome shotgun sequence region CGGCCCTGGCCTTGGCCCCGGCTCCGGCCCCGGCCCGGCcacagccccggccccggccacagccccggccccggcctcggccacggcggcggtggcggcgccccttccgtcgaacgacgagggggagcagagggtttccacggtggcgttccatgggaggtgatgaagcgccgatggaggaagccgggcggcacggctacttggccggggcctgatgctctccgtcggtagccatggaggattcggtggagcggtggcggcttcCGCCCCCGGTGATGGttcagcggtggtacgcatgatccgcgccgctgtcttcttccctggtgatccggcaggagggactggcggcgtgggggctgctggtcttgctttgtttttggtggcgctcctcgggtttctcgcaagcgaagatgaagatctaccggaggtcagtttgctttgattttgctggagagatgagttccgaaaAGCTCCGCTGGCcaatggaacagtgcatattttgcctgcagtttgctggatcgggtggtattcggtcgtgcgcacccatgtttttattccgaccgtttggttccggagggagcgccgcgaagctatattctgtgttgacatcagatgactttttggtccatggtgaagtcagaagaaggaatatcacgaaggccggattggtggactggctaaaggaggttcgagtcaacgtgatgctgagggatctgcttggcgttccaggcttgcatcagtggtatgcatgtgggggcggcagcacaggagaagttgagagtcttacctctcagggtgaaaacccaaggtctggccttaactggttgtgtctggcaatgttcttgttggaggcattgttttgagagtggagactatcttcagggagaaatcctaagacctttggtcgggcgacgacggcgctggtgcactgtttccttcttggaggcgtcgcttttggagagtctgtacttcagatgttgtcacggtggtggttgtattgctgttgctaggtctagaaggctgtagcgggacttttatttcttagttttctttactctttttttggctgtgtgcatccgtactgccattagggtggggcgttgttgcagagactgggtgtaattggtatcttttgatattaatatattccctttatcgaaaaaaatcgaACAAAGAAACCATGGAGCAGGAGATCGTGGAGAAGGAGTTTGTGGAGAAAGAGAAGCTGTGAAGGAGGCGGCCAAGATCAGCCACCGAACACGTAGAAAGAGGAGTAGATAAAGAAGGGCAGCAGGAGCTCGGATGGAGCAGAGGAAGAAACTTGAAAATCAATTCCTAGAATTAGATTCAGACATCTTGAAGTAAGCAAGTCATGGTGGTGCTACTAAATTTGATTTGTATGCTTGTGTCTTGATCGAATTTATGGATGTGAACTACCAGACTTTGGAATCAGCAGTGTTATTTTCGTCACACATCTATACGTGATATGAAAAGTAGTGGTCGGCCGGAGTCCGTCGGACCATCACAACTCTTTGCTGTTCTATCTCTTTTGTTTCATCAACATATAAGTTATTCAGTCATTGTAAAAAatataataaatattaaaaattatgaAAAAGGCCAACTGGGGTTAGGTTTATGTTTACGGAAGTTAATTGACTTTGAGGGGAAATTTTAGATTGTCTGACGTTTATCATTGTCCTTTCTCTCCCGTTGCAACACATGATCCCTAGTATATTTTTTTTGAGCATATATGATTCCTAGTAAATTTTAAAAAGTTAGAAACTATTTGGTTGATTGGGCAGGTCCAAGTGGCCTAGCAGGCCGGCCGAAGAGGTCCGGCTGGACCAGGTTGACTAGACCCAGCCCAACCGCCACCCTCTCTCGACTTTCGCTTTTCTCTGCACGACTCCACCTCCCCTCGCTGGCCTGGCCGACAGCCGCCGCTCGCTGCTCGCTGCCCCGGACACCAGTCGCCACCCCTGCCGCCGATCTCCACAACGGGCGCTGCCGCCCGCTAGCCAAGCTCTGCAACCTTCTCCTCTTCTAGTTCCCCGCCGTGTCGATGCTCCCCGTGCCCGCGCACCAGACCATGGGAAACACTAGCCGTCTCCCTACCGGTCACCGGCCATCACCTGTGGCCTCCAGCGTCACCAACTTCCATGTGGATCACGTCATGTTCACTTCCCCGACCGCGGCCCCGCGAAGGACGCCATGGCGCCCGCTGCCTCGTCGCCGAACCCTAACTTCTCCCCAAGCGGGGTGGCAGCGGCGGGGAGATGGAGAAGGCGACCATAGCGTCCCACCAGTATAGACGCGCAGATCGCGGCGGGGCCACCCCCGCTCGTCGGCTGCTGGCGCTCCGGTGGCACTCCCCGACCCCGACAACGTCTCCTTTAACACAGTCGTCACCGCCCCTACCTCCGTCGCGGTCACCGTTTTCGCCCACTCCCAAGATAAGGGAGGTACCCGGATCGATATCCGATTTTTTTTGCTGCTGCTCGAGTTCCAGTTTGTTGGTGCTCACTAGGTTGTTGTGGGAGTACATCTTCCCAAGAGATGAATATTAGCTTTGGTTCAGGGACCGTATTTTGTACTTCTATCTGAGACTTATGTATCTACTGCCCAGACATTATATATGCCACTCTCTGTTAATGCATGTTTGTGTTATATGAAGAAGTACACAAAAACTATATGCAACTGAAGATGAAATTGAAAAATTCctgatgaataatatatcaagtcGCGTTATCTTGAGATTTAATTTGTCTTGAGTTTAGTAATGACGAATGATGCATAATATATCAAGTAATGTGAATATTCTGCCCTGGAATGTATTCTGAATTTTTACTTGACGTAATTAAATTAAGAGTTGTGCACTTAAATTTAGGGTATAATGGAATGTTTTGTGGTGCTTATTCtatttaatattgcaggaagccaTTACGAAAGCTGAGTCTGCTAGTAACAAAtgtacatgtgttggattatccaATCTTATATTTACTTCCCAATATGTTTATTATGTTGCACGATTTACATGAATTAATTATCCTGGCACGCATGAGCTTCTCATGCACAAGGAACATTGGAAGCATATAGCTCAAGTTAAATTGTTTGAAAAAGCTGATTCATAAGGAAGTTGACAATGCTAAATGATCCAACTTCCGTTAGTATAAAAAGTGGTTTCTCTTTCATACTGCATTTTCTGAATCTAGCTTAGATGTTACCTAATTAATCTCAATAACCAAAAGTTGGCCATTGTGGATTTTTGGTGATGTTCTTTCGGATAGGAGATGAAAAAAAGTAGCCATCTCTTTGATTTGTGTAAGGGTTCGACAAGCAAGAACTCATGTGTGCAAGAAACCATGTATAATGTGGTGACCATTGCATCCTTACCTTGGTCGTCAGCGAACATCTATGGGCGGAGAGCTCGAAAGGTGGAAAATGGTGGCTCGGCTTTGGGCGGTGAGGCGGGGAGGTGTAAATagggcggcgggggggggggggggggagtatcGGAGGGAGGTGACGGAATTTGTCCCGCCGTATTTTCCCTGGCGGGCGCGTGCTCTGCCATCCCTCCCTCACATCAGCGCGGCGCATTTTTGCTCCAGCGAGCGCGAGACATGGCTACATCGCGATAAACGGCCGAATCAAGCGTTTCCCCTTATACAATTTTTCATGTGCTTTAAAGTTCGTGCGATACAGGGAATCTTTCTCCCATGGGCATCCAAGCGCTCGTTTTTTGTCTTCACGCATGTGATGAAACCCATTGTTGGCAGCCAAACAGGCCCCTACTCCAATCTTGTCTGGTTTCCTACTCCAATCTTGGCTTGTTGATGCTTGGTTTAGCACTTGCTGAGAAGCTTGTGAGCCTTTGTCCCCATTGGTCTTCATGGACGATGGGTTGGTTGTTGGTTGGCATGGCTTGAAACTACATAATCGTCTTCAAACCTCCTTGGGGTGAAGCTTTTGTGGCTACTGGCTCGAAGTGGCAGCGGCAGACACAAGATATTGATTGTGGGCATTCTAATTTAAAACAAGACACGTCCATTAAAATCAGCTAGCAATTTAAGGTCCAAGACACTCGAAACATAGCTACAAACCCTAATTCCCTATATAAAAGAAAGAGCGTAATGATTTACTTAAATTTTAAGCCACCGTGGTCTTTACTACTGCCACATTAGGGATTAATATCCATTCGAATGCGTGATGCATAAGTTTTACATGCGGGAAACGCAAACCAAAAAGGCACATCCAAAATTTGATCTTAAATATATACTTGGATCCTACCTCACAAGGTCTGCTCATTTTGTGACGAAGCACACCCCACACGTCATAGTAAGGTATAGTTCTAAGAGACAAATGAGGATGACACATTATTATATTGATTTTTCGCTCAAATTGGTATAGCTATAGGACAAAGAGGAACAAATTTTGTGAGGCTCACCCCGAACTTCTCAGTCATATCAATCCCTGCCCTTTCCACCTCCACCGGGAGCTTCCACTCGAACTGATTCAACAATGTTGCGAGGACCACATGCACCATCCTGCTCGCCAACGGCATCCCGGGGCACACCCGCCTCCCTCCACCGAACGGGAGGAGCTCGAAATCACCACCTTTGTAGTCCACCGTCCTCCCGATAAACCTCTCCGGCATGAACTTGTCTGGTTCAAGCCAGATGCCTTCCTCTCGGCCCATCGCCCACACATTCATCAGCACACGGGCGCCTTGGGGCACCATGAGACCCGCGATCCTTACATTTTCCTGGGCTTGCCGCGGTAGCAACAATGGAACCGGAGGATGCAACCGAAATGTCTCCTTGACTACGGCTTGAAGGTATGGCAATTGGTCAATATCAGATTCTTTGATGCTCCTCCTCATGTTGATGACTTGTGTGAGCTCCTCATGGGctttcgccattgatgatgggttTCGGAGAAGCTCCACCATCGCCCATTCCACCGTGCTAGAGCTTGTGTCACTACCCCCGACAAACAAATCCTGCAACAAAACATAAGATGTGTTGCGAAGTAATTAGTAGTCATATACATATTTACCATATGCAATGAACATATTTGCTAATGTATAATAAGAATATATATGTTTTCTAGTTGACTTTGAACTATGTGCACACGAATAATAATATCTAATCGGACCCTCCATAAATAGGCGACATATTTAAGATAGCAACACATTCTTGAATATGTACAAGTTTGATCTTTATTTTCTAAGATCCCTATAATTTTTTGTGACGATAAATTTACATCCACTTTATTATTTagctcaaaaatccatttttcttCTACATGCTCATTGTGATGGAGGGTGCGAACCAACCTGCCTTTTTTTCTCAACTCGTTCATCTCCCTACTCATgtcctcctccccctccaccTTTTTCACCTTCATATCATCCATGCatctcccctccttccccacaATTCTCCTCGTCGCTCGGATCTTTCACACATCAAGAGCGACAACGCCACAATCGGGTGCCCATCTAAGTCGATAGGGCAAAGTAAATTTACCGCCAACATCCATGAACATCCAGTGGTAT contains the following coding sequences:
- the LOC124672628 gene encoding cytochrome P450 76C4-like, with product MVELLRNPSSMAKAHEELTQVINMRRSIKESDIDQLPYLQAVVKETFRLHPPVPLLLPRQAQENVRIAGLMVPQGARVLMNVWAMGREEGIWLEPDKFMPERFIGRTVDYKGGDFELLPFGGGRRVCPGMPLASRMVHVVLATLLNQFEWKLPVEVERAGIDMTEKFGVSLTKFVPLCPIAIPI